The genomic DNA ACTCAGCGTATCTGCTGGGGAAGTCCTAAGCCTTTATCATGTGGCTAAAAGTCTCGGGATGAGGGAAGTACAAGACTCCTGTGAGCAGTTTGTTCGCGAGAAAGTTCTTCCATTGGATTGGATGGCGGTGAGAGGCTTTGCAGAGCAACAGGACTGCCCCAGTTTGATGATCGCTGTCGACAAGTTCATCGAACAGCATGTGGGAGAAATCTACCATAAAAAGGATTTTTTCCAGTTGCCGCGTTTGCAAATCGAGCTTGCTTCCACAAACGACAGACCGAGAGAAAGTATAGATTCCGAGAAGCTTTGTAATGTGGCAATAACTTGGGCGCATAAACAACTGGAGGTGCGTGAGTATTTTTATTCATTAACGTGTGCACAATATGGATCGGATCCTGTTTGGTGTCACGTCCGCTTCTGTTTGTTTACAAAACATATGCAGTTATATATCCACGTTCATGTACAGGACAAGAAAGTTCTCGCTTTTAGTTCAAATCAATCAGTTCTTTTTGAAGGTCCATTTGTAGAGAGCAGGTAAATTTGTTCTCTTGGTGGCCACTTTAAAGTGGttgattttcgcgggaaacaGTTTAGGCGGGAAATGTTGTTATTGTATTCTTCTGCTCCTTGAAAACATTCAAAGCTTGCGGTTATCGTGAAAACTTCTTTCGGTGATTTTCTTCAAATTGTGGCGTTTAAGACCCTTAAAATGCAGTCTGTTTAACAGCTAGGAATTTCTagctaaactgcagaatacccggccagttatttgcatatgaatagcATAGATGTCTCATTCTTCAAATGATGCCGATACTAGGAcacaatagtggccgggtattcagttactaaaaaatgtcccaaaAATTACTAATTAGATTACATGCTTGAAGTGGGTACCCAAAGAGGCACAGAAGGTCACATGTGTTTGTGGTTGTGCTTCAAAAATACAGGTGGCAACAATATATGAACAATAGTTGTTTGTTAAAATACTTTTTATGCAGTTCTGGTGGATGCAGCAATAAACATTTATTGAGTGTTTTCCTCAAATATTATGTTTTCTCAACTTGGCCTTTGAGGCACATGAGATTCTTGGAGAGAAACAAACTAGTTTAGACACCTGTCATTGGGTGATTTGTCATGGAGAACAACTACAGATGTCATGCAGAGAAAAAGGAACACAACTGGGCCTTTGACCAGAAGAGAATTGTCCACTTTGTTATGGATCCTACATTCACAGTTACTCAAGTATTTTTCTCTCATTCTTTTTCCTAGGAAGGTAATATTGATCTGAGGGGTTTACTTGAGAAAACCCACATCATGTTCTTGACAGCAGATGGTGAACTGAAGGAGTGCACAGTGGAAGATCTTGATGCTGAGGATGAAAAGTCCAAGCTCATCACCACGGAAGCTCAGCGTGAATACATTCGCTACACATCACTGGGGCAGCCAACCAAAACAGAAGTGAACAGTAGTGATGACGAAGAGGAAATGACCATTATCattaagaacaacaacaacaacaagaggaaATGCTCTTGGATAACAGAAAAAGACTTCCGCTTGATTGGTGCTGTCCAGAGTAGTGACAGTGCTTGTGCTGGGGTGGCAACAGTTGCTGGAATGTTGGTGGCAATATCAATTCACACTCAAACTCCATCTAGTTGCAATAACTCAGACACTGCAGATTTGTCAAATGGAGAGGAATGGGTACTTGTTGCGCCAATGAGTAGAGGTAGATGACAGcataattcattttttttatctttgtgAAAATACTCTTTAGCCTCAACTTAGATAGTCTTAAGGCAACCCTAAGGCACTGTTTACTGCTGGAAGTTTGGGAGGAATGTGATGGCAACAATACTAATTATTACCACAATGCAAAGTCGTGTCAAGGGTGATGCACATAGCATTTTTGCTGTTGTAAACTGGCTTAAGAAGTTTCAAGTTGAAGGCATGCTTTCAAGTAGTGTTAAATCCAAAAACAAAGTCAGTCTTAAACCTTTGGAACAAACTTGGTATTTTCTACTCAAATGCCTTTGTTTGGTGGGTGAAATCAGCTGGTTCTTAGCTGCCTTTTGGGGTCTACAGCTGAATTGCAATAACACTAAAAAGATCATTGCAAATTCATTGTCAAGTGATTATTCTTTCTTAGGCTTCTTTCCAACTTCTTACGTAATTGCTTTCTTAATTATGTTTGTCATTCTCTCCAAAATTATTTCATCTCTACAGTTAACAATAAAGCCTTTTCACTTGTTCTCTTTCCTACAAGGTCGCTGTAGTGTGGGAGCAGTGGTTCTCAATGGAAAACTTTATGCGGTTGGTGGCTATGATAGAGGTGATTGCCTCAACACAGTAGAACAGTACGACCCACAGATAAATGAATGGATGCCTGTGACTAACATGAACTCTCCAAGAGGACGACTGGGAGCCGAGGTGATAAATGGCAAGATCTATGCCATTGGTGGATCCAATGGTCATACGGAACTTAGCACAGTTGAAGTTTTTGATGAATCTACAAACACTTGGAAACTGGTGCAGTCAATGCTTCAGTGTCGGTGTAGTTTTGGGACTGGAGTCATCAATGAGCAAATTTTTGCGGTTGGTGGATATGAAGGGCCCAGGAACCTAAAAAGTGTTGAGATGTACAATCCTGTTAAGGAAGAGTGGATAAGAGTTGCACCCATGAACACAGAGAGAAATAACTTGTGTGTGGAGGCCTTAGATGGCAAGCTCTATGCCATTGGTGGCTATAATGGATGGACATGCTTCAACACCGTGGAATGTTATGACCCAGAAGAAGACCACTGGTTCTTTGTTCCACCCATGAAAACTCATCGCCGTGGTGCTGGTGCTGCAGTTCTTCATGGCAAGTTGTATGTGATTGGTGGTTCAGATGGCACAAATTTCTTGAATAGTGTTGAATGTTATGACCCCACCACCAATGACTGGAAAATTGTGGGAAGCCTCAATACCCCCCGTCACAATGTTGGTGCGGTTGCCATTGGAGATCACATATATGCTGTTGGTGGGTTTGGTGGGTCATCGTTTTTGAAATCCATTGAATACTATGATGCCACGAGTGACACCTGGAACAATTTTGTTACGTAAAAAAGATAGTGCCTCTTTTATGCACAGTCACAAAAAACAGGGTTGTTAATATTGTCTGAAGGGATCTTATGACACTTTAAGAGATTCTTCATATTGGAAGGGACTCAGTGGCACTTAATAATAAAACTTTATTCAGTGCCACCATGAATCCTTGGATTGTTGTTGTGCTTGGACTGCATTCAATACATGATacgttaatttaattaattttgacaGCTGTTTTAGTCAGTTTTGTGacagcttaattaattaaaagatgTATATTATTTACTATTGTTTTGTGAGTACTTCAATCTTTATATGCTttgataattattaattatttttacttttggaataattacaataaactTCAGCAAGATTTTTCTTGAGGGAAAGAAACTATTGATGTGTGAGCTCATTGAAGTGGTTCTCTGGTATTGACACACTCTTaattaaaaagacgaaaaaatAGAATTCTGTAATGCTATTATTTTAGTAATCAATACAGAAAAACCATTTCTAAGATTATAATCATAGCTTTTTACTTCCTGTTTTTGTGTGTTTTCTATGAAAAAAATACCACAGCAATAAGAGATTCTGACCAATTGGAATGCTTTTAGTATTGTggttaataatatttataactGATAACTTATTTTACAAACATTCAGGATGTGTGATTTTAGTAGGAGATGAGTTTGACTCAAAGCTTGTTTGTTTCCATTTTGATGTGGTCTGCACCGTTTTTAAGATTTCTGCTGTAGTTGAGTGATCAAATTGCTGTGCCAAATTTACCAAATAATTTTTGAGCATCCATTGGCACACAATAGTGACAAAAAGgataataatttaattaatattatttttatttgcaaaaaaaaagttctgtTCTCCGAGACGTTTTTGGCCTCTTTACTTGGAGAGCTACAACTTACAAACCCCCTAGTTTGAAGCTTCCTATTCATAACCAATGCAGCAACTTGATAGCAGTTTTTATCTCTCCTCTTgatgatcgaaatttcaattcaagTTTTATAGAGTAATGTTGAAATGtgtaatcttttgttttccacGTGTAAAAAATCTTTACCACATTAAATATAAATGGAATAGAAACCAGTGTTAAATTATTGCGACTTGTAAGAGCAGCTTGTTTCATTTAAAATGACTGTAAATGTCTTTTCCTGTAAGTTAATTAAAGGTACGTAAAGTAGATTACTTTACGTGAAacttccaaaatggacaaaaaaaTTTATTGTCCCTTTTCTTGCTCTCTTTGTTGTGGCAAAGTATGACAACTTGGACTTCTTTTCCCAAATGAGAGGCAAAAGTGTTTCTGGTCGAAAAGTCACTTACTGTCAAGCGTAGCTGAAGCAGAGCAGGGAAGAAATAAAATGATGGGTGTTCAGAAGCAGAAATAAAAAAGGCCACCacataattttattgttaattgtTCTTTCATCTTTATGTGAATAAGAATTTCTAGCCTCATTGACATGTGTAACATTGAAAAGACTTTCTGTAAAACAAGGTTAGGCAAACTAGTAAGCACAAAGATAAAAGGACATTATTTGCTtccatttttgcatttgatcTATGATACCCAGTGTGCAGCTGGGAGTTGATTTTAATGAGGGAGGAAGCAACCAGTGGAAAACCCTAAGTCAGATTTTGGTCAACTGAACTGAAAGTCTGCTGATGACCTCTCATTGAGTGGGCATCTCACACCTTGCAGAAGTTGCCTGCAACTTGAAAGTCACTAGGGAGTTAAAGTAAGAAACCATGACGGCTACAGCAGTGAACACCGGTGTGACCctttaaccaactgagttatgaagccactgacattgggagctggtcatttgtggattcaagtgttcctgtgatgaatgaatcaatcaatgaacgaaatgatatacaagtaaatgaaatgaatcatacatgtatatcgaACTGTGAGCTATTGGCCCTCCTCCAAAGAGGGGAATTTAAGGAAGTTTAAGCCTACGATCGTGCCTCCTGTCTGTATTCCCTTGGTTGGATAAGAGTACTGAACACACTCCTGACTACTTTGTATTCAATCGCAGTTTAATGGCCTggctcctatagctcagtggtagagcatcctaAGGGCTGTCAGGGACGATTTACATGGTACAagttttgtcgcatgcgacatgCACAGTCAGTTAGTGTGCGACCTtagtgcaagaggtcctgagtttgatccccagatctcacatccttgtttcgacttctttcctttcaatgtagcctaagtagctttaaataccctgaaaacggagcactgatggaaagaggggggtaaaagtagcgcaccgtcggcttcctgggagaataccctctagagggtaaaggaatTACCAACGTTGAATAAGGTGTACATACCTTTAATCTCTTatgacaggcccacgacatgatttacaatTGTTGTGTATGTCAGAAAAAATGTAGTAGCATTTGAGAAGCtgttttaaaacgctacgaCAATCGTACATAAGTCATGTCATATGCCTGTAATGAGCTTGTCGCATGTGACAAAAATTGTATCGTGTAAATCAGCCCTAActggtaatcggaaggtcgtaggttggTCTCTTGCAAAGGAGACTGATTTTCTCCAAGTATCCCTGAGTCAACATCCAAAAATACAATCtgtcgtaattttttttttgctaccccaaccatattaatttttattacttGGTATCTATTACAGACTCAAGAGGTAATGAAATACTACCTACAGCTTCAGTTCACTGTAAAAATATCAGACTTTACAAccttttttttgaagttttcagtAAAGTTATCATACATACAGTAAAATTGGCTGAATTTTTTTACAGTAACACTGTACCTACAGTAATAGTTTTGACTTGTTATAAACTAAGGCTTAAACGTTAATGTTTCAGAAATGAAATATTAAAAGATCAGAAAGATACTAGAATATCCGGCCATTATTGTACTCTTGTAGCATTAtcctttgaagaacgaggcatataacAATATGTATTggtatttataaaataattaggatagtatgtgCACTCCCATttgtcaatagctgtgtttagataagAGCATGGAacatggctgtgacatcacacgaattttaattggttatgtgttgtcagacgagagttttgattggctggtaagaaatatgagcgtgtatcaagaaaatctttttCAAACAAGAAGTGAAAAAGACCAACAATTTCCTTCATTTCTCGAGTTATCTTTGAGaactattttataaaagcaatagaggaatcttttctgtgtttccatagcctcatctaaacactcgagggagttgggagaattctcgacagttatgcagaCCCTCGACTGCATCTGAGTCCGGTTTGTACAACTGTCTCGAactctcccaactccccctcgtgtttagacgaggctatggaaacaaggaaaacgtcttctattgcttaaatacaTCTACAGGTACTAAAACAGCGGATAGCACTGAACGCACTATCTGATTGGCTACGCAAATAcagaatatcctttgctattcgcCTCTGAGCAGCTCATGTGTGATTTGCGCTCAAACATATTGTAattgttgcaggaataaatgagttaaaatcatctttttgtgctataatATTATCTCACCATttaagtatatactaaaacaacctCAGTGTCAGTGACTAGTAGTGGGGATATATATACCTCCCCACTTTGcggctcagtaaatatccaccactagccacttcTACTTtggtaaatacatgtagttgttaactattcttatgcaaacaaGTGGACGAGTATTCTAAAATCTAGCCTAAAGAtcaatgaaaattaatattattcttGCAAATTTCATATCACTAAAGTAAGTCCACAGTATGGCCAGTCTGCTTTAACAACTACTATAAAAATTATCTGAGCAAAAggcatttaacccattgacttctccTGATGGCACCAAAGGGCGCCCCCAGTTATCAAGTAAAATTGTTGAGCACTAGACAGAGCATATCTGTTAAGTACGGTGGCTTGTAAGGGCCATCaatagttcagaaaaaaaattcgataATGACACTTCGTAACTGTCAATTGACACACATAACTGACAATTGACACTTACAAGTACCaagtaagtgtcaattgccagttataagtgttaattgctacttataagtgtcaattgccggttataagtgtcaattgctacttataagtgtcaaatGCCATTTATAAGTGTGAATTGCCAGTTACTATCGTTGACAGTTGGAAGAGTaaatgccagttataagtgtcaattgacagttactaagtgtcattatgaaattttttttctgaactattGATGGCCCTTACAAACCACCGTAGTTAAGTTCAGTGGGTTAAGGGCAGTCTTCAAATTTAGCTCCTCGTGACTGATGCAGATAACCAAATAAGGAGCCAATAAaaacacatacatgtattgcCAGTGCTAATCATGGTAAAATGGCCAGGAAACTGAACATGAGCAACTTCATTATTAATTTAGCTAAGTTTACCTCTGCTGGATTGACCTATTTTTGGTATTTAGGACTATTAATAAAGCCTCCATTTTTTAGGTGGTCTCCAAAGACTGCTAcgcaaaaaatattaataaaattaataaattaacatgataattGGATTTTAATATCAATGGAAATCTAAGGAAAAAGAGGTAATCAACAGTACTATCAAATAATTCAACTTTTTTCAACAACAATTATTTTATTAGTCGAGTATTGTTAGTATAAGAGTGAGTGGTGAACAAGGcagcttgaaaagaaaactggtTCAAATGTAACATATTAAATATAGTTTTCTACTCTGCAAAATAGGCACATTGTGGAAGACCTAATGAACAAAAAAACTGCTGCTCCAACTTCACGCACCAGTGAGGTTTCATGTGAAGTCTTCATGACAATTGTTCAAGGCTTCGCACAGTCtccacttttgtttttcaaacttTACTTTTCCAGTCTTTCGTTGAGAAATTCTTCCACGCTGTCTGTATTCCATTTTTCAATGCTGGAAGATAATACAGTAGTTGCATTAACATTTTTTCCCTCAAATCAAACTAAACATTGCACTTCAGTCTGTAACAAGATTGCAATGCACATTGTAAATTTCACTCATATTTCATTTGAATGGCATACATGTAtgacaaaaaattaatgcaGTGCTAAGGTCACAATTATGCAAACCATGCAATTCACAACACAGACCATGACCATTTAACTGATTTTATATTGGGATAAAGAACACTGATTACCCAACTATAAAACACATGAACTACACAGGACTTGTAATGATCTCAATCAGCTGGCTCAGGTGGGTTTGCATATTCCTGTCACAGCCAAACCAATGCTTGGGTTTCACTCGTGTGATCAGCAGCAATGTTTttcagcgaaaacaaaagacaaagttTGCagaataatagagttcaattcccggaggatcaCATTgggactccaacatggcggccatgataTTTTCGATCACAGTCCCAGCATTAGTCAAGCCAAGATGATCACTTTTTTCAAtacttttttaataaaaaacatGACTCAGATTTGGATTTTTATCATCTCATGCTGATATTATCTCTCATTCATTTGCTGTGCCGACTGAgcactcaaagataaaatttgtatccctgCCAGGTATGTTACATGTATATCCTCTGTGCATCATACAACACTGCCACTCACATTGTAAAAACTGTAGAGTGACCCATCTCCTATTCATACACGTATTGTATCAATGATTTACACATAAAAGTGCACACACCTGAGGACCTCTTTAATCTCATTATCTTTGTCATGAAGTTTGAGAACTGGATCGGCTCCTCGTACAAACTGCAAAATATAgcaaagaaacaagaaaagaatAAGTTCATGTAAAGAACATTTCAAAAGCCATTGAAGCCATCTAAGTATGAAGATTAGGCAATagcttaaaaaaaacagctgaacCATAACACCATGTCATATGAcagatattttattttagaGACATTGACAACAGCAACACCCATTAATAACACAAAATAACCAAGAGATTAAAGGTCAGGCTCTCTGTTATGGAACTTTATTTACCCTTTTTGGTGAAATcttgtaaaataataaacatTAAGAGTTTAAAAGACAGGATTCGCCTGAAAAGAGATTTCTAAATTAAgcataaaactgtaaaaatgaatgataaaaaaaataaaatctgatgtttcggagtagtcatgactccattatcaaggaaaaaattaTATATCAGATCATGCaaattaaagtatttaaatAAAGAGCTTTTGGTACGAAGAGTTAACAAAGGTGAGACGATTAATACTTTCTCAGGAATGGAGTCTGATTGCACGTTGAGATTTGGCTTTAATTAAAGCTCTTATGAAAAGCATTTTGTGCACTAAACAGGCAAATTTGTTCCTGCATTTCTTTAAGCACTTTGAAACGCTTTAGCAGGTCCTGAGGCATCATCCTGTGCACATTCTTGTAGTGTTTGGCaatggaaaaaaggaaaggaactttatttaagtgtctaatcttctagcgccgttgagcactaattggggacactgtaaattgaaattaacaagttaacgcagatcaaatcaaattttggtttttgaggagaggggaaaaccggtcgggagtacccggagaaaaacctctctctTGTTTGTGTCATTATACACGATTATGTACAAATGTCCGCGTGGGTAACCAACATAACccgcatcacacaggtcacattaaAAACTATACACAACACACTGCTGTTTTACAATTGGTGGCTCTGTTTATTTCACATTTAACTCTTGTTGAATTTTCCAGTTCACAAACACAGGCTGGATGGTGGTGTGTATTTTTGGGCTCAggagcccgtttctcaaaagtcccaaaaactttttgggcccgaaaagccatttgtgaaactgccaactgcttgttttggaaagccaatcttttaacatgttttcaaggtaacagaaagaaaaataactgtgaagtttgatgattTAAATCATCtttgttcttgagatacaaagggaattgtgacacccgaaaatggcccgtaaagtttcgggactttcgagaaacaggcccctggtcatTTAATTACAATACCTGCCGAGATTTGATTGCCTAGATTGCCTTAATTTGCCTTGATTTGCCTAGATTGCCTTGGCAAGTGCAAGGgatcaataatattaatatgaTCTGCCATCACTTTTTATCCATTCATCACACCAATTCTCTTCTTGaaacacctacatgtacatgtaagcgtAACACATTTACCTGCTATTAAACAGATGTTGTTGAATACAACCATGCACCAGTATCAAAGGGGTCAAAGGTTTGAATACTGATATTTATCAAGATATAAACATTTTTTCAGGTCAAGTGGGTGAATAACACAGAAACAATATTATTACCTAAATTTTAGAACTATACTTAGTCTATTATAATGATAACATTAAGTCTCCTAACTTTAGGCATCTTTTTCAATCTTTTCAGAATACACTGAAAGAGCATGGCACTGTAAAAAGCACATGTAGAATACTTACATTTATCCTGAGGTTAGGAAAATTGTTTGGCCTGTCGCTGCGAACAAAGGCTGAAATAAACCACCATAAATTAGACATGACatatctttttcattttgatggGAAAATCAACTTGAATTACTTTATACAAGAAAAATGTTCTCCATTAAATTATAGCTGCCAGTACCCTGCACTCTAAAATAAAGTaaatacaacaaaacaaaaaacgtcTTAATTAGGGAATGAAACAAAGAGAGAGCACACAGTAATTAGCATCAGACAAAAGATGACACCCCTGTCCAACAGATTTGTGTGCCTTAATTGAGGGTCATTGAGAAGGGTACATGTACCAAATCCCAGTTCCCAGCCTAACAAGGTAATTTTGGTTCAAATACCAATAACTGCCAGATTTGAAATCCCTTTACCAATTATTTTTTGCAAATTGATGTGAATATTGAATTACAAATACTGATTGATGCTGGCTGGATACAGGTACCTTAAACATAATGCACAGATAAATTTGCAAATCAAACATCCTTTCATTCCGTCTACAAAAAACCATTAACGGTGTGGTGGCTGGTGGTTAGAACTTGGTTGCGGAATGCAGTCGTAAAGTACTGATTCTATATGACTGCTGAGGTTTACTGATACAAAACTTCATTTCTGTACTAAAAAAATAGGCTCATTTGAGCAGTTGTGTCAAATAATCAAGTCAGATACTACTTAAAAAGAGAACTTGTATTCCCATTTTcgaaattattgttttcaagtggTTAAATCCCATCACCAGTGTAGTACATTCCACTTTCCCAGGCTAAAAAAAGGTAAATCCCAGTTCCCATGACCATCTTA from Montipora capricornis isolate CH-2021 chromosome 2, ASM3666992v2, whole genome shotgun sequence includes the following:
- the LOC138030282 gene encoding influenza virus NS1A-binding protein homolog A-like; translated protein: MKPSQDKDTEKMGRSRNLMVAEHLAFKNDHHIRNVFEALNEQRQSARYTDTVLKIGLTEIKVHRCVLAAAIPKLLENQDREEKSLLTMNLEGLDPNAVEALVEFAYTGELSVSAGEVLSLYHVAKSLGMREVQDSCEQFVREKVLPLDWMAVRGFAEQQDCPSLMIAVDKFIEQHVGEIYHKKDFFQLPRLQIELASTNDRPRESIDSEKLCNVAITWAHKQLEEGNIDLRGLLEKTHIMFLTADGELKECTVEDLDAEDEKSKLITTEAQREYIRYTSLGQPTKTEVNSSDDEEEMTIIIKNNNNNKRKCSWITEKDFRLIGAVQSSDSACAGVATVAGMLVAISIHTQTPSSCNNSDTADLSNGEEWVLVAPMSRGRCSVGAVVLNGKLYAVGGYDRGDCLNTVEQYDPQINEWMPVTNMNSPRGRLGAEVINGKIYAIGGSNGHTELSTVEVFDESTNTWKLVQSMLQCRCSFGTGVINEQIFAVGGYEGPRNLKSVEMYNPVKEEWIRVAPMNTERNNLCVEALDGKLYAIGGYNGWTCFNTVECYDPEEDHWFFVPPMKTHRRGAGAAVLHGKLYVIGGSDGTNFLNSVECYDPTTNDWKIVGSLNTPRHNVGAVAIGDHIYAVGGFGGSSFLKSIEYYDATSDTWNNFVT